In the genome of Raphanus sativus cultivar WK10039 chromosome 9, ASM80110v3, whole genome shotgun sequence, the window GGAGAATAGCAAATTTAGTACTGTTTGAAAACTTGGATAGCAGATTAAATGAAAactgtttggaaacttggatagCAGATTAAATGAAAactgtttggaaacttggatagcagattaaatattttcttttatttgcaCATTTAAccaatatttttacaataatttaattatttcctttttgtatttctttttatttacatattctgCCTCttcatttaaaatcattttgaattaattaattataatttcaaagCTTACCTAAACAAatcaatattcatatattgaccaaatcgaaaattattttctttggggtgaaaataaaacacaaactgaaatatataatgtatattatataaaacaatttttaaatataatattaccttatttagtttagtcaaatataaaatttcaagagttcaattttcaagaaaataaaatatcataaaattaataataattcatagaaaattaatgcaacaaattaaaattttaatttttagtatgttgtttcattttaaactaaattaacaaaaaataacaggttaatatatgaatagtaaaTTACATTAAATTACATCAAGtgataaaacttttaatataatattatgtacaaataaaaaataatcttaaaacatctatattataaaataatatattctactatatatgtcaattataaaacattaaaaatatacatgaaacttttttataaaaccagCGGGTTATGAGTTTACGTTGAACACAAGTCAAACTAAATATCTGTGCAGATTAATATATGATTTGTGGAATTtccttcttttttaaaaaaagtctacacaagttataaaattatcgAAACAAACTgcacaagttataaaattttagatagaatattatgtacaaaaataccttttgaaataatttaataaaataatattttattttttcactgAATCAGATTGATCAAGACATCAAAACACCCGTTCAAATACAAATCGTTATCTGGATATCGTGTTTATAGAGTTTTAAAATTAGGTAAATACAATTTGGATATTGTAAAATTTCCGAGGGTTTTAGTCGGATCATCTTCTGTCCGGGTAGGTTTCTAGGAgacaaaaatatgtaaataaacgATGTGTTTAAAAGATCATTaaatactttataaaaaaatcttgtgagggtcaaaatctagtttaataattaatagTCAGTAACTGGACTAAGGAATTGTGACTGACCGGTCTACTTATGTGTATGAAATATAAGGATacaactttcaaaaaaaaaaaaaaatccaaaatatgtAAACTCAAATTTGACCATTGCTTGCCATTTAGGACTGGGACGGATCGGATATCTGGGATATTTTAAGGTATCCGGATCCAAATCTTTATCTTGCGGatccatatttttattatcCTTATCCGGATCCAGGGTTCTCGGATATCCGGGTATCAGATATCCTTCTAAAAATTCTAATATCCGACGGATATCCAGATCCGGATTCagatctttaaaataaataaaaataatattaaaatatataaactattaacaataattttaaaataaaagtatatataatatttttagttatatctatgtttactattacaaaatttatataattatatatatatgtatatatttgtatagaaataaaaatataataaataaaattagttctttatatatatatatatatattcttattttgaaataattattaataaaaattacggATCCTGATATCCGGACTAAAATATCAAGATATCCGAATTCAGATTTGGTTTGACCGGATCCAACATTTTACTATCCGAATTCGGATCCGGCCTTTTATCTGGATATTCGGAGCGGATTTCGAATCAGATTCGGATTTAAATCCGAATCTGGGATAATAAGTCCAAGGCCATTAGTGGCCTTCAAAATGCTTTCGGTAGccaaaaaggaaagaaatctacaaatattattctaaaatctaaaatctgtATAAACTCTGAATTTAACTGGTCCAAGCCTTAGACATCAGATTTgctagaaagaaaaaaagacaatttCGTTTTTCCAGTTTCTGAGTAAATTTTGTTGAGAGTATGGCTACGGAAAACGAGAACGCAAAGACCAAAGAGATATATTGTCACCAAGTGATAGACCttcatctttgtttttatattacgATGGAACTTAAAATATCACTCGTCCAATTATACgtttagattaattttttttttcttgtcatttgaagttttattttgataaagGAGAAGTGGTCTTTATTTTGCAGTGCCGTCAAAAGAGATCGGATGCTGTTGGAACTTGCGTGACCAAGGTGGGAACCAAGACATGTGTGTTGAAGTTTTGTCCTACGTGCCTGTTGAGCAggttttgttttgatgttttgagatttATGTCTTTTGTTATGAGAAGAAACGTGTAAGCTCTGGTGATATGTATTGACTCGAATTAATAGGTACGGAGAGATTGGAGAGGAGGTTGCGTTGAATGATAACTGGGTTTGTCCCAGATGTAGGAAAATTTGCAATTGTAGTAGCTGCATGTAAGTCAAAATCatccattatatatatatatatatatatattaaggcactttttactgtttttgttttctttttctttttccagGATAAATAAAGGTGAGAAGCCTACTGGGATGTTGACAGCCACAGCTAAGAAAAATGGTTGCTCCAATGTCTATGAGTTCCTTAAGAAAGAGGGTTCTGACAAATACTTTTACAGGGGAAAGATGAAACCGGTACGCAGCTGTGATCCTTTGTATTGTGTCGATCATCGATTTTGTGTCTTGTTTGATGATATTGGTGTCTGCAGGAAAATGTTATTGGACAGGGGAATTGTGCTGAAGAGACAAATGATTCAAGTGCTGGCTGCAGCGAGGAGAATGCTGCGGCAAGAGCCAAACGAGTTCTCAAGGAGAAAGAGGAGTTTCAGCTTGAGGAGGTTAAGCTACCACAGGGCATCCAATCAATCACTGTTTCAAATGTTGACTTGGATCCTGATAATGCTGGAAGTGTGCTTCAGTTTTTAGAGTTCTGCTTGACTTTTAGAGAGGTATCATCTATATAATTAACCCTTTGAATATAAGAAAGGCTCACTAATAGTTCCTCTCACTTTGTATGATTTTATGAATAGGCTCTGGGTTTGAGGGACGGCCAGGCTCAATTGGTTGTACATGAGGTTCTATCTGGGAGAAGCACGGGGAGCCAAGAGTATTCGACGCTTACCCAGACGATAATCCAGTTACTGACTCTTATACTAGTAGACAGAGGAGATATGTAAGCATTCTTTTTCTTGAAAAGTATCAAACTTTCTCTAACAAATTAtgcatatcatatcatatcatatctgatcaatttttatttttaaaaataaattgtagATCGGTTGGCATTGGTGCAACAGATGATAGGTGGTTCACTATTCTTGGAGAATGTCTTGCGGAATCAGAAGTTAAGCTTGATGACTTCCCTCCTCAGATGTTTCAGAAAGGCATTTCTGAGTATGCGGAGATGGATTCATTTCAAAAGCTTAAGCTTTTGAATTTTGTATGCGATGAAGCACTTGGCACATCGTAAGTTATAGagatacatacatacatatatatgggTTTTTTATGCTGATAATTTTTTCAGG includes:
- the LOC108824747 gene encoding uncharacterized protein LOC108824747, whose amino-acid sequence is SCHLKFYFDKGEVVFILQCRQKRSDAVGTCVTKVGTKTCVLKFCPTCLLSRYGEIGEEVALNDNWVCPRCRKICNCSSCMINKGEKPTGMLTATAKKNGCSNVYEFLKKEGSDKYFYRGKMKPENVIGQGNCAEETNDSSAGCSEENAAARAKRVLKEKEEFQLEEVKLPQGIQSITVSNVDLDPDNAGSVLQFLEFCLTFREALGLRDGQAQLVVHEVLSGRSTGSQEYSTLTQTIIQLLTLILVDRGDISVGIGATDDRWFTILGECLAESEVKLDDFPPQMFQKGISEYAEMDSFQKLKLLNFVCDEALGTSVMRNFIENYENPKYVEKKKKAEETLNAAEAKEKQLYQKIKDDFAKTEADNNGVALTIEQRVAIISQMSDETEEVHFEMKKALEMQPKGQEYNDALRTNPVELDDNGLILWNLKSYNEEPTILLQDLGSCSNICPHEKWYSFSSQQKPQVEKYITFKRKKSLIEKKMEKKRKAVTE